The following are encoded in a window of Armatimonadota bacterium genomic DNA:
- a CDS encoding extracellular solute-binding protein, with amino-acid sequence MDREILAWDNAGNNRFILSGRGSWTLNPVSIYMTAKATNPDIAANLNHHGALLGPKGRFGIGDFYSFGIWKFARNKEAAKDFLRFFYEEENQNRYIETGGGFNLPAHPHFDRHPVWRRDPKLQGIIGYTKWQKLTGWPAPPDRRAQAVYATFVLPNMFAQVVTGKLKPKAAMQWAVRQLRDIGYK; translated from the coding sequence ATGGACCGGGAGATCCTGGCATGGGACAATGCCGGGAACAACCGCTTCATCCTCTCGGGACGCGGCTCCTGGACGCTGAACCCTGTGAGCATCTACATGACCGCCAAGGCGACCAACCCCGACATCGCCGCCAACCTCAACCACCACGGTGCCCTGTTGGGCCCCAAGGGCCGGTTCGGCATCGGGGACTTCTACAGCTTCGGTATCTGGAAGTTCGCGCGGAACAAGGAGGCGGCCAAGGACTTCCTGCGCTTCTTCTACGAAGAGGAGAACCAGAACCGCTACATCGAGACCGGCGGAGGGTTCAACCTCCCTGCCCACCCGCACTTCGACCGGCACCCTGTCTGGCGGCGGGACCCCAAGCTGCAGGGCATCATCGGCTACACCAAGTGGCAGAAACTGACAGGCTGGCCGGCGCCACCCGACCGGCGGGCCCAGGCGGTCTACGCCACCTTCGTCCTGCCTAACATGTTTGCCCAGGTCGTCACCGGCAAGCTCAAGCCAAAGGCGGCCATGCAGTGGGCTGTGCGCCAGCTGCGGGACATCGGGTACAAGTAA
- a CDS encoding SIS domain-containing protein, producing the protein MRRASLSWSGCALKRENLARAADLVAQKLLQGEVVHAFGTGGHSVMGAMELFWRAGGLAAVNPLFPPGISNLEGHPNTERVVGYAPRVLDYYRVKAGDVLILINVNGINAVTIDTALECRRRGVTVIAVTSREFSEGVAPDIPARHPSNQNLCDLADIVIDAHVPPGDAVVEIDGFDRRVAAVSTVVNTYILQSLVAEVVQRIVQAGGEPEVWYSGNMAGAEAINTSLYDKYYSRIKHL; encoded by the coding sequence ATGAGGCGTGCATCGCTATCCTGGAGCGGGTGCGCGCTGAAGAGAGAGAACCTCGCCCGCGCCGCCGATCTCGTAGCGCAGAAGCTGCTCCAGGGGGAGGTGGTGCACGCCTTCGGCACGGGCGGCCACTCTGTCATGGGCGCCATGGAGCTCTTCTGGCGGGCGGGAGGCCTGGCGGCGGTGAATCCGCTCTTTCCCCCCGGGATCTCAAATCTGGAAGGCCATCCCAACACGGAACGCGTCGTCGGCTACGCGCCCCGCGTTCTAGACTACTACCGGGTCAAGGCGGGGGATGTGCTGATCCTGATCAACGTCAACGGGATTAACGCGGTGACCATCGACACAGCCCTGGAGTGCCGCCGCCGGGGCGTGACGGTCATCGCCGTCACATCCCGCGAGTTCTCCGAAGGCGTGGCTCCCGACATCCCTGCCCGGCACCCCAGCAACCAGAACCTCTGCGACCTGGCCGACATCGTCATTGACGCCCACGTTCCCCCGGGCGATGCCGTGGTGGAGATCGACGGTTTCGACCGTCGCGTCGCCGCCGTCTCCACAGTCGTCAACACGTACATCCTCCAGTCCCTGGTGGCCGAGGTGGTGCAGCGTATCGTCCAGGCGGGCGGAGAGCCCGAGGTGTGGTACAGCGGCAACATGGCGGGAGCGGAGGCGATCAACACTTCCCTCTACGACAAGTACTACTCGCGGATCAAGCATCTCTGA
- the nagA gene encoding N-acetylglucosamine-6-phosphate deacetylase, protein MEDGVLAVVGGRVLTPFREIPRGTVLIRGERIEAVGAADEVIVPAQAARLDASGSVVAPGFVDIHVHGGAGADFMDATLDAVDTACGFHARGGTTALLATLRTAPLEDIVRALEVLREAVGQRRQGAAIAGVHIECPYFAPAEAGAQPPEAIKDPAPEEWRRLLAFAGLVRRVSAAPELPRALELGRELVANGIVASIGHTAATFDDVVRAVEAGYSHVTHMYSSMSGLRRVQAFRIPGVIEATLLLDDLSTEMIADGCHLPSALIRLIIKAKGVERLCVCTDAVRVAGFPPGEYTSAGRPVLVEDGVAKLPDRSVFAGSTATMDRCLRTLVTAAGVSLQDAVKMATINPARFMRLDGDRGSLARGKRADLVILDDALTVRLTVVGGKIVYDGRGDGAHAATVLERGPG, encoded by the coding sequence ATGGAAGATGGCGTTCTGGCGGTCGTCGGTGGACGGGTACTCACCCCCTTCCGCGAGATCCCTCGAGGGACGGTGCTGATTCGGGGAGAGCGCATCGAGGCCGTCGGCGCAGCAGATGAGGTTATCGTCCCGGCGCAGGCGGCCAGGTTGGACGCGTCAGGGTCGGTGGTGGCCCCCGGGTTCGTAGACATCCATGTCCATGGAGGAGCCGGCGCCGACTTCATGGACGCCACCCTGGATGCCGTCGATACCGCCTGCGGGTTTCACGCCCGCGGCGGCACCACAGCCCTGCTTGCCACTCTGCGGACCGCGCCGCTGGAGGACATTGTCCGTGCACTGGAGGTCCTGCGGGAGGCTGTTGGGCAGCGGCGGCAGGGGGCGGCCATCGCCGGCGTGCACATCGAGTGCCCGTACTTCGCACCCGCTGAGGCCGGGGCGCAACCTCCGGAAGCGATCAAGGATCCCGCGCCGGAGGAGTGGAGGCGCCTGCTGGCCTTCGCCGGCCTCGTCCGCCGCGTGTCGGCGGCCCCCGAGTTGCCCCGGGCTCTGGAGCTGGGCCGGGAGCTGGTGGCCAACGGCATCGTCGCCTCCATCGGCCACACCGCCGCCACCTTCGACGATGTGGTCCGGGCGGTGGAAGCCGGGTACAGCCACGTGACCCACATGTACTCCAGCATGTCCGGGCTGCGGCGGGTGCAGGCCTTCCGCATTCCCGGGGTGATCGAGGCCACCCTGCTCCTGGATGACCTGTCCACCGAGATGATCGCCGATGGCTGCCACCTCCCTTCCGCCCTGATCCGCCTGATCATCAAGGCCAAGGGGGTCGAGCGGCTTTGCGTCTGCACCGACGCCGTACGCGTGGCGGGCTTTCCCCCCGGCGAGTACACCTCAGCCGGCCGGCCGGTGCTAGTCGAGGACGGAGTGGCTAAGTTGCCCGACCGCAGCGTCTTTGCCGGGAGCACCGCGACCATGGATCGCTGCCTGCGCACCCTGGTCACCGCGGCGGGCGTCTCCCTGCAGGACGCCGTGAAGATGGCCACCATCAACCCGGCACGCTTCATGCGGCTTGATGGGGACCGGGGCAGCTTGGCGCGGGGCAAGCGGGCGGATCTCGTCATCCTGGACGACGCCCTGACCGTGCGGCTGACCGTCGTCGGCGGAAAGATCGTCTACGACGGCCGGGGTGATGGCGCCCACGCCGCAACGGTCCTCGAAAGAGGTCCGGGCTAG
- a CDS encoding S41 family peptidase translates to MRRSLRAFTGLLLVVALLAVWAVRPAQAQAADGPQLFTEVFRLVVREALAPPPPQVLLRAAVEGMQRVLRAQGVEFPVEEADGGADLPRTVELLRRAMARAPAGFPPVEVAYAAIKAMVEAVGDRNTVFLTPPEQARFNEQQQEPPPIVGIGVVLGEQAGRVVIVDVVEDSPAARGGILPQDVIVSVNGQPTAGRSLSEVRQMIVGEEGGEVVLVLLRPSTGETLTVPLLRARITQPTASGRMVAPEIGYLRLTQFREGAAGRVAALLRELQAQGARGIILDLRNNPGGFLIESVNVASHFLPDGVVTTVRGSRDRSTTYLVRAREPKVLVNVVVLVNRRSASASEVVAGALQDAGIPLIGEQTFGKGTVQLVYEFDDGSGLRLTVARYLTRNGREVEGQGLAPDIPVPFGLAVVGTSGDPQLQRAIAVVSEMLRPAAMAVVR, encoded by the coding sequence ATGAGGCGCAGCCTCCGCGCGTTTACCGGGCTCCTTCTGGTGGTCGCTTTGCTGGCGGTCTGGGCCGTCCGGCCGGCCCAGGCGCAGGCGGCGGACGGTCCACAGCTCTTCACCGAGGTCTTCCGCCTGGTGGTGCGGGAGGCGCTGGCGCCCCCGCCGCCGCAGGTCCTGTTGCGCGCCGCCGTCGAGGGGATGCAACGGGTGCTGCGGGCGCAGGGGGTGGAGTTCCCGGTGGAGGAGGCAGACGGCGGAGCGGACCTGCCGCGGACGGTGGAGCTGTTGCGCCGGGCCATGGCTCGGGCTCCGGCCGGCTTTCCTCCCGTGGAGGTGGCATATGCCGCCATCAAGGCCATGGTGGAAGCGGTGGGCGACCGCAACACCGTCTTCCTCACCCCGCCGGAGCAGGCGCGCTTCAACGAGCAGCAGCAGGAGCCTCCGCCCATCGTGGGTATCGGAGTTGTGCTGGGGGAACAGGCGGGACGCGTGGTCATCGTCGACGTGGTAGAGGACTCGCCCGCGGCGCGCGGTGGGATCCTGCCGCAGGACGTCATCGTCTCGGTGAACGGGCAGCCCACCGCCGGCCGCAGCCTCTCCGAGGTGCGCCAGATGATCGTGGGAGAGGAGGGTGGGGAGGTGGTGCTGGTGCTCCTCCGCCCCTCCACCGGGGAGACCCTGACCGTGCCCCTGCTGCGGGCCCGCATCACCCAGCCGACGGCCAGCGGGCGCATGGTGGCCCCGGAGATCGGCTACCTGCGGCTGACCCAGTTCCGCGAGGGGGCGGCGGGGCGGGTGGCGGCTCTGCTGCGAGAGCTTCAGGCCCAGGGGGCCCGCGGCATCATCCTGGACCTGCGCAACAATCCCGGGGGATTCCTCATCGAGTCCGTAAACGTCGCCAGCCACTTCCTGCCCGACGGCGTGGTGACCACGGTGCGCGGGTCGCGCGACCGCAGCACCACCTACCTGGTGCGCGCCCGCGAGCCCAAGGTCCTGGTCAATGTGGTGGTCCTGGTCAACCGCCGCAGCGCCAGCGCCTCGGAGGTGGTGGCCGGGGCGCTGCAGGACGCGGGTATCCCGCTCATCGGAGAGCAGACCTTCGGCAAGGGCACGGTGCAGCTGGTCTATGAGTTCGACGACGGCAGCGGCCTGCGTCTGACCGTGGCCCGCTACCTCACCCGCAACGGGCGGGAGGTGGAGGGACAGGGCCTGGCTCCTGACATCCCGGTCCCCTTTGGCCTGGCCGTGGTGGGCACCTCAGGCGACCCGCAGCTGCAGCGCGCCATCGCCGTCGTCTCGGAGATGTTGCGCCCGGCCGCCATGGCGGTCGTCCGCTAA